The genomic segment tttgtctgacaggttctATTTAAGTGGTCTCTTGAATCAATAGGTCTGGCAATAATCAGGCCTGGGTGTGGCAAgtaacattttccaaaaaatgtgactaaccacagtgacctgatgattttacagggggggcaattactttttcCCATGTAGGTTTGGACAGTTTTTTcctcataataaataaaatcatcacttaaaaactgcatgttgtgtttacttgggttgtctttgtctaatatttaaatttgttggATAATCTGAAACATTGAAGTGTAACAAACCACACCACCGTAgttatatacgtgtgtgtgtgtgtgtgtgtgtgtgtgtgtgtatacagtatatacagtggTACGCAAAGGTTTGGGCACCCCTTAGAAAAATCACTGCAGCAGTTTGTCACTTGCTGAGCTTCATTTTAACATATGTTACACGTTATGGAAACAGAAACATCTCAGTggtgaaatattttttattggTCCAACGGAAacatttttatgtgcatttaaacaaaaataggcATGTGCATAAATTTGGGCACCCCAAAGAAATAgatttttgaaataataacatGAGTTGTTGAATGTCTTTGCTTTTATTGGTCAGATGAATAAACATGTGATCGATGATGTCATAAGTCATGTATTGATTGACAAGTGACAGAATCAAAGTATTGATTAACAGGAAGATGAATCAGTTAACGCATTGATTAACAAGAATTGATTATTGACTGAGCGCTGGCTGTCATTGGCTAAGAACAGGTGATGACATCATGGCTGAGGTGGGCGGGGCTGCTTGGCGTACTGGATGGCATCGAGCGCGGCGCCGATGTCGTAGGCTTTGGTCTGAAGGAGGCGGGTCAACCAGCCGCCTTCGTCAGTGAAGCCCATGGACAGCATGAGGGACAGAGACTCGATCAGACCAGGGTCCGCCTCTGTGGGTGGGGCATAGATCAGAGGtcagagacactgacacacaaaccaTGTAGTGATGAGTGGGCGTGGCTTCTGTCAACAGTAAACAACTGAAAGGTAACATTGTGTTTAGACTTAAGGTTCATATCGTCCGTTACTTTGTTACTGTTATTAAGTTTACTGTGGATCCAGATTTAAATGGACTCCGGACTCTGTTCTGGACTCAACACTGATCTCACCTTGAGGCAGGTGTGGGTACAACGCTGCCTCCCTCAGACCTGACGGACCCTGCTGAGCTGCTGACGGTGGAGTCTGGTCCTGGTTCAGCTCTTGGCTCTGGACCTGGTCCTGCTTCTgcacctgaacctgaacctggaTCTGGTCCTGCTTCTgctcctgttcctgttcctggttCTGGAGGGACTGCAGTTCTCCAGTGGACGGGTCGACCTCTCTGGAGCTCAGGTGTGTCCACTCCTCGTCGGAGTCTCTCACCacctgtttccatggtaacacaTGTCGGTCATTTACAGACTCTGTTCACTTCACTGTCAATCAACTGTTggtcactgacctttgacctctcggTGTCACCATCTGTCTCTATAGGGTCCCGCCCCTCTTCACTCGGGTTAGGGTCAACAGAACAGGAAGGGTTGACCTTTGTTCTCTGACCCTCGTGCTCCACATCGATGTCCACGTCAATACCTGCGacacagcacttcctgtttacaatcagcacttcctgtttgtatGACTCAGAgtgacagccaatcagagagctgCGTTAAACAGCAGTGACATCACTCACCCAGTGGGCTCAACATGGCCGCCACACCCTCACCAATGTTCTTCAGGAAGTCCACGTTGGCCTGAGAGGCTGCAGAcaaacagaggtcagaggtcagggaggacgccgatgacgatgatgatgaggtcaTCATTAAATCCACATTATTACCACAGTCGGCTGCAGATTGGGATCCAGCCTGGCTAGCGCTCTGGTCCTGCTTTTGGTCCTGGTTCTGGCCCTGGTTTTGGTCCTGGTTTTTGGTCTGACCTGGGTTTGGGGCCTGaccctggttctggttctgcttGCAGGATCTAAACCATTTCATCCACCTTCCCCGAGGAAACCACTGCAGACATAcagagaagaagatgaggaTCAGGATCAGGTCTACGGTCTGGATCGgtggtcaggggtcaggggtcagacCTGCATCGGGTGCCATATTGGCAGCATGGCGTGCTCGGTGTGCGTCCCGCGGGCCTGGCAGGTGGAGCACAGGTCGTAATCCGGACAGACCGAACACTTGAAGCGAGTCCCGACCACCGGACCCTCACAGCCGTCACAGGTGACGTTTGGGTGCAGTGCAGGGGGCGGGgccaggtgaggaggaggaggggggggaaaacTGCAAGGGGGGAATGCGTGGAGAGGAAAATCCCGACGATGTTCCTTCTTCTCTGAAAGATTGAAATCACGTCAATCAATCACTTTATTCACTCTCTTCATTGGCTACTTACTGACCCAGGGCTCCGCCCACACACATTCTGGGAttcatcaataaatcaatacttaataatcaatgaatattGATGATCATACCTTTGATGAAGAGTCTGAACGTATCGTCCTTGATGCAGCTCAGACCCATCATCAGCTCATCGTCAGAGGAGAACGCGACCAGGTCTCCATCTTCATCTGAGGAccacatcatcctcatcatcatcaacatcctcATCTTTAtaatcatcctcatcatcatcatcatcatctgtatcatcatcatcaacacctTTATCAATTTCACCATCATCAACATCCtcatctttatcatcatcatcatcatcatcatcagacagacagacaggcacagacggacagagagacagacagacagataatgTGACaggcacaaacagacagagagataggcagacagacacatacagagagacagacagacaga from the Solea senegalensis isolate Sse05_10M unplaced genomic scaffold, IFAPA_SoseM_1 scf7180000016158, whole genome shotgun sequence genome contains:
- the LOC122762899 gene encoding sequestosome-1-like, with the protein product MSVTVKAYLLGKDEAVKEIRRFTVDHEVSSNFDYLSRKTATVFGNLRNSGFNMFYRDEDGDLVAFSSDDELMMGLSCIKDDTFRLFIKEKKEHRRDFPLHAFPPCSFPPPPPPHLAPPPALHPNVTCDGCEGPVVGTRFKCSVCPDYDLCSTCQARGTHTEHAMLPIWHPMQWFPRGRWMKWFRSCKQNQNQGQAPNPGQTKNQDQNQGQNQDQKQDQSASQAGSQSAADCASQANVDFLKNIGEGVAAMLSPLGIDVDIDVEHEGQRTKVNPSCSVDPNPSEEGRDPIETDGDTERSKVVRDSDEEWTHLSSREVDPSTGELQSLQNQEQEQEQKQDQIQVQVQVQKQDQVQSQELNQDQTPPSAAQQGPSGLREAALYPHLPQEADPGLIESLSLMLSMGFTDEGGWLTRLLQTKAYDIGAALDAIQYAKQPRPPQP